The Temnothorax longispinosus isolate EJ_2023e chromosome 7, Tlon_JGU_v1, whole genome shotgun sequence genome contains a region encoding:
- the LOC139816158 gene encoding aromatic-L-amino-acid decarboxylase codes for MDTPEFVEFAKATIDYVADYTESLRSRNVLPDVEPGYLSKLLPKEAPKKSERWQEVLKDVEQYIMPGITHWNSPHFHAYFPTANSYPAIVAEILSCAIGCIGFSWIASPACTELEVITCNWLGKLLGLPNEFLNCSSGTGGGVIQGSASECTFLCLLAAKEHTTRRMKRLHPEADENHIKSKLVAYTSNQSNSSVEKAGILGSMPMRLLPVDDKCSLRGETLKKAIQEDLEKGFIPCYVVATLGTTGTCAFDNIDEIGPICEEYNIWLHVDAAYAGAAFVCPEFRYLMSGVQYADSFNVNAHKWLLTNFDASVMWVKNSRRLIEAFSVNRIYLAHDKEGLVPDYRNWQIPLGRRFRSLKLWFVMRIYGVQGLQEHIRHTIKLAQLFEKYVRSDNRFEIVTEVVMGLVCFRIIGDNSLTKELLDRLQTRKQVYLVVGTYQHKLVARFVVCSRLCREEDIAFSWNEISSQTTEILQEKLHEKSMKNIVKSMDDIATRIESLNLETKEISQKIS; via the exons ATGGACACGCCGGAATTCGTGGAATTTGCAAAGGCGACTATAGACTATGTCGCGGATTATACTGAGAGTTTAAGAAGCAGAAACGTATTGCCGGATGTGGAGCCGggttatttaagtaaattattgcCGAAAGAAGCGCCGAAAAAGTCCGAGAGATGGCAAGAAGTGCTCAAAGACGTGGAACAATATATTATGCCAGgg ATAACACATTGGAACTCGCCGCACTTTCACGCATATTTTCCAACGGCTAATTCCTATCCAGCTATCGTCGCTGAGATTTTAAGCTGCGCGATCGGATGCATCGGTTTCAGCTGGATAGCATCTCCGGCTTGCACCGAGCTCGAGGTCATTACGTGTAATTGGCTTGGCAAACTGTTAGGATTACCTAATGAGTTTTTGAATTGCAGCAGTGGAACTGGTGGAGGAGTTATTCAA ggATCTGCAAGTGAATGTACATTCCTTTGTTTATTAGCTGCAAAAGAGCACACAACACGTCGAATGAAACGTCTTCATCCAGAGGCGGACGAGAATcatattaaatctaaattgGTTGCATATACTTCCA ATCAGAGCAATTCATCAGTGGAAAAAGCAGGAATTTTAGGATCAATGCCAATGAGGTTGCTACCAGTGGACGATAAGTGCTCTCTGCGCGGAGAAACTTTGAAGAAAGCGATACAGGAAGATTTGGAGAAAGGCTTTATACCGTGTTACGTCGTCGCTACTTTAGGAACTACTGGCACCTGTGCGTTTGACAATATCGACGAGATAGGACCAATATGCGAAGAATACAATATATGGCTGCACGTTGACGCTGCTTACGCGG GTGCAGCGTTTGTTTGTCCGGAATTTCGTTATTTGATGTCCGGCGTTCAGTACGCGGACTCCTTCAACGTAAACGCTCATAAATGGCTACTTACAAACTTCGATGCTTCGGTAATGTGGGTAAAAAACTCGAGACGACTTATAGAAGCGTTCAGTGTTAATAGAATATACCTTGCCCACGATAAGGAAGGACTTGTACCGGATTATAGa AATTGGCAGATACCGTTGGGTCGGCGTTTTCGTTCGTTAAAACTGTGGTTCGTTATGCGTATTTATGGAGTGCAAGGACTTCAGGAACATATTAGACACACCATAAAACTAGCGCAGCTTTTCGAGAAGTACGTCAGGTCGGACAACAGGTTCGAAATAGTCACCGAGGTCGTTATGGGTCTTGTCTGTTTCCGTATTATA GGTGATAACAGTTTGACAAAGGAACTCTTAGATCGTCTGCAGACTAGAAAACAAGTGTATCTCGTCGTCGGCACGTATCAACATAAACTTGTAGCTAGATTCGTTGTGTGCAGTCGATTATGTCGGGAAGAAGATATCGCTTTTTCATGGAATGAAATAAGCAGTCAGACAACGGaaattttgcaagaaaaaCTTCATGaaaaatcgatgaaaaatattgtgaaaTCGATGGATGACATTGCGACAAGGATAGAAAGTTTGAACTTAGAAACAAAGGAAATTTCGCAGAAAATATCATAA